In one window of Nicotiana tabacum cultivar K326 chromosome 12, ASM71507v2, whole genome shotgun sequence DNA:
- the LOC107830904 gene encoding myosin-2 isoform X3, giving the protein MLSVSAPSRTRSSLEEMLESLKQRDENEKPKDIPPALPARPKLASRTRPPSPKRTLPNNTKENRSVVELENGRKEEVKGKRGNMFGAKKGKEMIMEFSESPYVNSFSVEKEYRQRFWEKDGAKLDNNRLPYSLPKFREDEWNDNISYFIEKKLRVWCRLKSSQWEPGHIQSTSGDKASVLLSDGSVVAVPVGELLPANPDILSGMDNLIQLCYLNEPSVLHNLQYRYAQDRIYTKTGPVLIAVNPFKEIQLYGNELVTAYRQKLLDDPHIYSTADTAYSQMMEDEINQSIIISGESGSGKTETAKYAIEYLAMISGGNNRIESGVLQTSCILEAFGNAKTPWNNNSTRFGKLIEIYFSAEGGICGANVQTCKDSRVVQLAHGERSYHIFYQLCAGAPSALRDKLKLKGASDYNFLNQSDCLVIHDVHDAKKFHMLVKALNTMGMSESDQEHAFQMVAAVLWLGNITFQAISSENYVEVAQSEAVINAASLLGCSANDFMLALSTRRMQTGKDKVVKSLTMQQAIDTRDALAKFIYANLFDWIVDKINKSLAMGKEKTARTINIVDIYGFESFEKNSFEQLCINYANERLQQHFNRHLFKLEQEEYELDGIDWTKVDFQDNQECLDLFEKKSIGLISLLDEESNFHKATDLTFANKLKQHLKANPCYIGDREEFGIHHYAGEVIYDTSGFLEKNRDTVHSDVIQLLSSSSEHLPKSFASSFANQSADFQKQTVATKFKDLLFKLMQQLESTAPHFVCCIKPNNKQVPGMYNNDLVFEQLRCSGLLDIARISRSGYPTRMTHQEFSKRYGVLLPQVHESKDPLSMSVAILRQFDILPEMYQVGYTKLYFRAGQIAALEDVRKQVLQGTLEVPKCYSGHCARRHFHELEGVIIILQSFVRGEIARRQYNASLESKRKAANKENDKQLVAVVQIQSAIRCWLAQRHLNQLQSLKKLNQDREKQGRKTSEVKQDFPAEILPSVVEDFERRVMVAEASLDEKDKENAALKEQVNQLEARWSDYEVRMRSMEEMWQKQMVSLQASLAAAKKSLGVDNPAGHPGKREGSQSPCGYDSEDTTTMGTHTPGGSTPIEFASNGVDFGGIRENNGGLCVVNYLNREFELRRQNFDDEAMAIAQLKSEQLHSTNPAEDFRRLRHRFEEWKKDYKARLKETKAKVHKLSYSEAEKTRRNWWGKKSKR; this is encoded by the exons ATGTTGTCCGTTTCGGCACCGTCGAGAACACGCAGTTCTCTGGAAGAAATGCTGGAATCACTCAAGCAAAGGGATGAGAATGAGAAGCCCAAAGATATACCACCGGCATTACCGGCCCGACCCAAATTAGCTTCCAGAACTAGGCCTCCTTCTCCTAAGAGAACATTGCCCAATAATACTAAAGAAAATCGCAGTGTTGTTGAATTGGAGAATGGGAGGAAAGAAGAGGTTAAAGGGAAAAGAGGAAATATGTTTGGGGCCAAAAAGGGTAAAGAGATGATAATGGAGTTTAGTGAGTCACCTTATGTTAATTCATTTTCAGTAGAAAAGGAATATAGACAGAGATTTTGGGAAAAAGATGGGGCAAAGCTTGATAATAACAGACTTCCTTATTCACTCCCGAAGTTTCGCGAGGATGAGTGGAATGACAACATCAGTTATTTTATTGAGAAG AAGCTTCGTGTCTGGTGCCGTCTGAAAAGTAGTCAATGGGAACCAGGACACATACAATCAACTTCTGGAGACAAAGCTTCGGTATTGCTTTCTGATGGCAGT GTTGTGGCGGTGCCGGTTGGAGAGCTTTTACCTGCAAATCCAGATATTCTTTCCGGCATGGATAATCTCATACAACTTTGTTATCTCAATGAGCCATCAGTTCTTCACAACCTCCAATATAGATATGCTCAGGATAGAATATAT ACTAAGACGGGTCCTGTTCTAATAGCAGTCAATCCCTTCAAAGAGATCCAATTGTATGGAAACGAACTTGTTACAGCTTACAGGCAGAAACTCTTGGATGATCCTCACATTTATTCTACTGCCGACACTGCCTACAGTCAAATGATGGAAG ATGAAATAAATCAATCCATCATCATAAG TGGGGAAAGTGGATCTGGGAAGACGGAAACAGCAAAATACGCGATTGAATACTTGGCTATGATTAGTGGAGGAAACAATCGGATAGAAAGCGGGGTTCTGCAGACAAGTTGCATATTGGAGGCTTTTGGGAATGCCAAAACTCCTTGGAATAACAACTCCACTCGATTT GGAAAGTTGATTGAAATTTATTTTAGTGCAGAGGGAGGAATTTGTGGTGCTAATGTACAAACATGTAAGGAT TCAAGAGTGGTTCAACTGGCTCATGGCGAGAGGTCTTACCATATCTTTTACCAGCTATGTGCTGGGGCTCCATCTGCTTTGAGAG ATAAACTTAAGCTGAAAGGTGCTTCAGACtacaactttctcaaccagagtGATTGCTTGGTGATCCATGATGTTCATGACGCGAAGAAGTTTCACATGCTTGTG AAAGCCCTAAACACAATGGGGATGTCCGAAAGTGACCAAGAGCATGCTTTTCAGATGGTTGCTGCAGTGCTATGGCTGGGAAACATAACATTCCAAGCAATTAGCAGTGAAAACTATGTTGAAGTTGCACAAAGTGAAG CCGTTATAAATGCTGCTAGCTTGTTGGGCTGTAGTGCCAATGACTTCATGCTAGCTTTATCAACCAGGAGAATGCAAACTGGCAAGGATAAGGTTGTCAAGAGTTTAACCATGCAGCAG GCAATTGATACAAGAGATGCATTGGCGAAGTTCATCTATGCAAACCTTTTTGACTGGATAGTGGATAAAATTAATAAATCTCTTGCAATGGGTAAAGAAAAGACTGCTAGAACCATAAATATCGTAGATATTTATGGCTTCGAATCATTTGAG AAAAATAGCTTTGAACAACTTTGCATAAACTATGCAAATGAGAGGCTCCAGCAGCATTTCAACCGACATCTGTTCAAACTTGAGCAAGAA GAATATGAATTGGATGGAATTGATTGGACAAAAGTAGATTTTCAAGACAACCAAGAGTGCTTGGATCTTTTTGAGAAG AAATCCATCGGGCTGATATCTTTATTGGATGAAGAGTCAAATTTTCATAAAGCGACTGACTTGACCTTTGCCAATAAGCTTAAGCAGCACCTGAAAGCTAACCCTTGCTATATAGGAGATAGAGAAGAATTTGGCATTCACCATTATGCTGGAGAG gTCATCTATGACACAAGTGGCTTCTTGGAGAAGAATAGAGATACGGTGCACTCTGACGTTATTCAGCTACTTTCGTCAAGCAgtgaacacttacccaagtcgttTGCCTCCTCTTTTGCTAATCAGTCTGCAGATTTTCAGAAGCAAACAGTTGCTACTAAATTTAAG GACCTATTGTTCAAATTGATGCAGCAGTTGGAAAGTACTGCGCCACACTTTGTTTGTTGCATAAAACCGAACAATAAGCAGGTTCCTGGCATGTACAATAATGATCTTGTCTTTGAGCAGCTCAGGTGCTCTGGTCTTCTTGACATTGCTAGGATCTCTAGATCTGGGTATCCTACTAGGATGACACATCAAGAATTCTCTAAAAG GTATGGTGTCCTTCTTCCGCAAGTTCATGAATCCAAAGATCCCTTAAGCATGTCAGTTGCCATTCTGCGGCAATTTGATATCCTTCCCGAAATGTACCAAGTTGGGTATACAAAGTTATATTTCCGGGCAGGACAG ATTGCTGCACTGGAGGATGTGAGAAAACAAGTTTTGCAAGGCACTCTTGAGGTACCGAAGTGCTACAGTGGTCATTGTGCTCGTCGTCACTTCCATGAGCTCGAAGGAGTCATCATCATACTCCAGTCAT TCGTTCGTGGTGAAATTGCTAGAAGGCAGTATAATGCATCTCTGGAGTCGAAACGAAAGGCTGCTAACAAAGAAAACGACAAGCAGCTGGTGGCTGTTGTGCAGATACAATCAG CAATTCGTTGCTGGTTGGCACAGAGGCATCTTAATCAGCTGCAGAGTTTGAAAAAGTTAAACCAAGACAGAGAAAAACAAGGCAGAAAGACGTCGGAGGTGAAG CAGGACTTCCCTGCAGAAATTTTACCTTCTGTTGTAGAAGACTTCGAAAGGCGCGTTATGGTGGCTGAGGCATCCCTTGACGAGAAGGACAAGGAAAATGCTGCCCTAAAGGAGCAAGTAAACCAATTGGAGGCCCGATGGTCAGATTATGAGGTCAGGATGAGGTCGATGGAGGAGATGTGGCAAAAGCAAATGGTGTCTTTGCAG GCAAGTCTGGCTGCTGCCAAGAAGAGTCTCGGTGTTGACAATCCAGCCGGTCACCCTGGAAAACGTGAAGGTTCCCAATCTCCTTGCGGTTATGATTCTGAAGACACAACAACTATGGGCACTCACACTCCTGGGGGCAGCACTCCTATCGAATTTGCTAGCAACGGTGTAGATTTTGGAGGTATTAGAGAGAATAATGGCGGTTTATGTGTAGTCAATTACCTTAACAGGGAGTTTGAACTACGGAGACAAAATTTTGATGACGAAGCCATGGCAATTGCTCAGTTGAAGTCAGAGCAGTTACATTCAACTAATCCTGCAGAAGATTTTCGAAGACTGAGACATAGGTTTGAGGAATGGAAGAAAGATTACAAGGCCCGGTTAAAGGAGACAAAGGCAAAGGTACACAAGCTTAGTTATTCAGAAGCAGAAAAAACTCGTAGAAATTGGTGGGGAAAGAAGAGCAAAAGATAG